The Symphalangus syndactylus isolate Jambi chromosome 11, NHGRI_mSymSyn1-v2.1_pri, whole genome shotgun sequence genome contains a region encoding:
- the VPS9D1 gene encoding VPS9 domain-containing protein 1 isoform X6, giving the protein MAAAAGDGTVKPLQSAMKLANGAIELDTGNRPREAYMEYLRSIHYISQVLLEEVETTKAGETAPADTSKMLKLAQQCLERAQSTAAKLGKTRLKPTMPAAAPIPQPAGRHRRVYSDEGGKLSPFLPPEIFQKLQGAESQSCKKELTPLEEASLQNQKLKAAYEARMARLDPSQAMQKTSLTLSLQRQMMENLVIAKAREETLQRKMEERRLRLQEAANRRFCSQVALTPEEREQRALYAAILEYEQDHDWPKHWKAKLKRNPGDLSLVTSLISHLLSLPDHPIAQLLRRLQCSVYSTLYPAVSRAAAPAPGCCPLTPNPGSRRLRPSQSLHCMLSPPEPSAAPRPQDSPPTPPLQPGPVGSPSPLGDTASGLPDKDSSFEDLEQFLGTSEPQGRGRGVQPEPQLQQLKSAVEEIHNAIDRLLSLTLLAFEGLNTAASKDRCLACIEEPFFSPLWPLLLALYRSVHRAREAALSRSMELYRNAPPTAIGIPTKLLPQNPEAKGATGYPYCAAAQELGLLVLESCPQKKLECIVRTLRIICVCAEDYCPTPEATPQAGPQPIAAAAIGADDLLPILSFVVLRSGLPQLVSECAALEEFIHEGYLIGEEGYCLTSLQSALSYVELLPRGGLAK; this is encoded by the exons ATGGCCGCTGCGGCCGGGGACGGCACAGTGAAGCCGCTGCAGAGCGCCATGAAGCTCGCCAACGGGGCCATCGAGCTGGACACCGGCAACCGGCCCCGG GAGGCATACATGGAATACCTGAGGAGCATCCACTATATCTCCCAGGTGTTACTAGAAGAAGTGGAAACCACTAAAG CTGGGGAAACTGCACCCGCCGACACCTCCAAGATGCTGAAGCTAGCACAGCAGTGTCTGGAGAGGGCCCAGTCAACGGCCGCCAAGCTTG GGAAAACACGCCTGAAGCCAACCATGCCTGCAGCTGCTCCCATCCCCCAGCCTGCCGGCCGACACCGCCGTGTATACTCCGACGAAGGGGGAAAGCTCTCTCCTTTTCTGCCACCCGAGATCTTCCAGAAGCTTCAAGGGGCAGAGTCACAAAGCTGTAAGAA AGAGCTGACGCCACTGGAGGAGGCCTCCCTGCAGAATCAGAAGCTGAAGGCTGCGTATGAGGCCCGAATGGCCCGGCTAGACCCCAGCCAGGCCATGCAGAAGACATCCCTG accctctctctacaGCGGCAGATGATGGAGAACCTAGTGATTGCCAAAGCCCGGGAGGAGACA CTTCAGAGAAAGATGGAGGAGCGCCGGCTGCGGCTCCAGGAGGCCGCCAACAG GAGGTTTTGCAGCCAAGTCGCCCTGACCCCGGAGGAACGGGAGCAGCGGGCCCTTTACGCCGCCATCCTGGAGTACGAACAGGACCAT GACTGGCCGAAGCACTGGAAGGCCAAGCTCAAGAGGAATCCGGGGGACCTGTCACTCGTGACCAGTCTGATCTCACACCTGCTCAG CCTCCCCGACCACCCGATCGCGCAGCTCTTGAGGCGGCTGCAGTGCTCCGTGTACAGCACCCTGTATCCCGCCGTGAGCAGAGCAGCCGCGCCAGCCCCAGGCTGCTGCCCCCTGACCCCCAACCCCGGAAGCCGACGGCTGCGGCCCTCGCAGAGCCTCCATTGCATGCTGTCCCCGCCCGAGCCCAGCGCAGCCCCGCGGCCCCAGGACAGTCCCCCTACGCCCCCACTCCAACCCGGCCCCGTGGGGTCTCCCTCACCCCTGGGCGACACCGCATCTGGATTGCCAGACAAGGACAGCTCGTTCGAGGACCTGGAGCAGTTCCTGGGGACGTCTGAGCCGCAGGGCCGGGGCCGTGGGGTGCAGCCAGAGCCCCAGCTGCAGCAGCTGAAGAGCGCCGTGGAGGAGATCCACAACGCCATCG ACAGGCTGCTCTCGCTGACCCTTCTGGCCTTCGAAGGCCTAAACACAGCTGCCTCCAAGGACCGGTGCCTGGCATGCATTGAGGAGCCCTTTTTCTCCCCGCTGTGGCCTCTGCTGCTGGCCCTGTACAG GAGCGTGCACCGAGCCCGGGAGGCTGCCCTGAGCAGGAGCATGGAGCTCTACAGGAATGCACCCCCCACCGCCATTGGCATCCCCACCAAGCTCCTCCCCCAGAACCCTGAGGCCAAGGGGGCCACTGGCTACCCCTACTGCGCAGCGGCCCAGGAGCTCGGACTGCTGGTCCTGGAGAGCTGCCCCCAGAAGAAGCTGGAGTGCATAG TGCGGACCCTGCGGATCATCTGTGTCTGTGCGGAAGACTACTGCCCCACGCCGGAGGCCACACCCCAGGCCGGGCCCCAGCCCATCGCTGCAGCTGCCAT TGGTGCCGATGACCTGCTGCCCATCCTGTCCTTCGTGGTGCTGAGGAGCGGCCTCCCTCAGCTGGTGTCGGAGTGCGCGGCCCTGGAGGAGTTCATCCACGAGGG GTACCTAATCGGAGAGGAGGGGTACTGCCTGACATCACTGCAGAGTGCCCTGAGCTACGTAGAGCTGCTGCCCCGGGGAGGCCTGGCCAAGTAA
- the VPS9D1 gene encoding VPS9 domain-containing protein 1 isoform X2, producing the protein MAAAAGDGTVKPLQSAMKLANGAIELDTGNRPREAYMEYLRSIHYISQVLLEEVETTKVGSSDRAACDQPPCPPPEAGETAPADTSKMLKLAQQCLERAQSTAAKLGKTRLKPTMPAAAPIPQPAGRHRRVYSDEGGKLSPFLPPEIFQKLQGAESQSCKKELTPLEEASLQNQKLKAAYEARMARLDPSQAMQKTSLTLSLQRQMMENLVIAKAREETLQRKMEERRLRLQEAANRRFCSQVALTPEEREQRALYAAILEYEQDHDWPKHWKAKLKRNPGDLSLVTSLISHLLSLPDHPIAQLLRRLQCSVYSTLYPAVSRAAAPAPGCCPLTPNPGSRRLRPSQSLHCMLSPPEPSAAPRPQDSPPTPPLQPGPVGSPSPLGDTASGLPDKDSSFEDLEQFLGTSEPQGRGRGVQPEPQLQQLKSAVEEIHNAIDRLLSLTLLAFEGLNTAASKDRCLACIEEPFFSPLWPLLLALYRSVHRAREAALSRSMELYRNAPPTAIGIPTKLLPQNPEAKGATGYPYCAAAQELGLLVLESCPQKKLECIVRTLRIICVCAEDYCPTPEATPQAGPQPIAAAAIGADDLLPILSFVVLRSGLPQLVSECAALEEFIHEGYLIGEEGYCLTSLQSALSYVELLPRGGLAK; encoded by the exons ATGGCCGCTGCGGCCGGGGACGGCACAGTGAAGCCGCTGCAGAGCGCCATGAAGCTCGCCAACGGGGCCATCGAGCTGGACACCGGCAACCGGCCCCGG GAGGCATACATGGAATACCTGAGGAGCATCCACTATATCTCCCAGGTGTTACTAGAAGAAGTGGAAACCACTAAAG TGGGTAGCAGTGATAGAGCCGCCTGTGACCAGCCTCCTTGTCCCCCACCAGAAGCTGGGGAAACTGCACCCGCCGACACCTCCAAGATGCTGAAGCTAGCACAGCAGTGTCTGGAGAGGGCCCAGTCAACGGCCGCCAAGCTTG GGAAAACACGCCTGAAGCCAACCATGCCTGCAGCTGCTCCCATCCCCCAGCCTGCCGGCCGACACCGCCGTGTATACTCCGACGAAGGGGGAAAGCTCTCTCCTTTTCTGCCACCCGAGATCTTCCAGAAGCTTCAAGGGGCAGAGTCACAAAGCTGTAAGAA AGAGCTGACGCCACTGGAGGAGGCCTCCCTGCAGAATCAGAAGCTGAAGGCTGCGTATGAGGCCCGAATGGCCCGGCTAGACCCCAGCCAGGCCATGCAGAAGACATCCCTG accctctctctacaGCGGCAGATGATGGAGAACCTAGTGATTGCCAAAGCCCGGGAGGAGACA CTTCAGAGAAAGATGGAGGAGCGCCGGCTGCGGCTCCAGGAGGCCGCCAACAG GAGGTTTTGCAGCCAAGTCGCCCTGACCCCGGAGGAACGGGAGCAGCGGGCCCTTTACGCCGCCATCCTGGAGTACGAACAGGACCAT GACTGGCCGAAGCACTGGAAGGCCAAGCTCAAGAGGAATCCGGGGGACCTGTCACTCGTGACCAGTCTGATCTCACACCTGCTCAG CCTCCCCGACCACCCGATCGCGCAGCTCTTGAGGCGGCTGCAGTGCTCCGTGTACAGCACCCTGTATCCCGCCGTGAGCAGAGCAGCCGCGCCAGCCCCAGGCTGCTGCCCCCTGACCCCCAACCCCGGAAGCCGACGGCTGCGGCCCTCGCAGAGCCTCCATTGCATGCTGTCCCCGCCCGAGCCCAGCGCAGCCCCGCGGCCCCAGGACAGTCCCCCTACGCCCCCACTCCAACCCGGCCCCGTGGGGTCTCCCTCACCCCTGGGCGACACCGCATCTGGATTGCCAGACAAGGACAGCTCGTTCGAGGACCTGGAGCAGTTCCTGGGGACGTCTGAGCCGCAGGGCCGGGGCCGTGGGGTGCAGCCAGAGCCCCAGCTGCAGCAGCTGAAGAGCGCCGTGGAGGAGATCCACAACGCCATCG ACAGGCTGCTCTCGCTGACCCTTCTGGCCTTCGAAGGCCTAAACACAGCTGCCTCCAAGGACCGGTGCCTGGCATGCATTGAGGAGCCCTTTTTCTCCCCGCTGTGGCCTCTGCTGCTGGCCCTGTACAG GAGCGTGCACCGAGCCCGGGAGGCTGCCCTGAGCAGGAGCATGGAGCTCTACAGGAATGCACCCCCCACCGCCATTGGCATCCCCACCAAGCTCCTCCCCCAGAACCCTGAGGCCAAGGGGGCCACTGGCTACCCCTACTGCGCAGCGGCCCAGGAGCTCGGACTGCTGGTCCTGGAGAGCTGCCCCCAGAAGAAGCTGGAGTGCATAG TGCGGACCCTGCGGATCATCTGTGTCTGTGCGGAAGACTACTGCCCCACGCCGGAGGCCACACCCCAGGCCGGGCCCCAGCCCATCGCTGCAGCTGCCAT TGGTGCCGATGACCTGCTGCCCATCCTGTCCTTCGTGGTGCTGAGGAGCGGCCTCCCTCAGCTGGTGTCGGAGTGCGCGGCCCTGGAGGAGTTCATCCACGAGGG GTACCTAATCGGAGAGGAGGGGTACTGCCTGACATCACTGCAGAGTGCCCTGAGCTACGTAGAGCTGCTGCCCCGGGGAGGCCTGGCCAAGTAA
- the VPS9D1 gene encoding VPS9 domain-containing protein 1 isoform X8: protein MAAAAGDGTVKPLQSAMKLANGAIELDTGNRPREAYMEYLRSIHYISQVLLEEVETTKVGSSDRAACDQPPCPPPEAGETAPADTSKMLKLAQQCLERAQSTAAKLGKTRLKPTMPAAAPIPQPAGRHRRVYSDEGGKLSPFLPPEIFQKLQGAESQSCKKELTPLEEASLQNQKLKAAYEARMARLDPSQAMQKTSLTLSLQRQMMENLVIAKAREETLQRKMEERRLRLQEAANRRFCSQVALTPEEREQRALYAAILEYEQDHDWPKHWKAKLKRNPGDLSLVTSLISHLLSLPDHPIAQLLRRLQCSVYSTLYPAVSRAAAPAPGCCPLTPNPGSRRLRPSQSLHCMLSPPEPSAAPRPQDSPPTPPLQPGPVGSPSPLGDTASGLPDKDSSFEDLEQFLGTSEPQGRGRGVQPEPQLQQLKSAVEEIHNAIADRLLSLTLLAFEGLNTAASKDRCLACIEEPFFSPLWPLLLALYRSVHRAREAALSRSMELYRNAPPTAIGIPTKLLPQNPEAKGATGYPYCAAAQELGLLVLESCPQKKLECIVRTLRIICVCAEDYCPTPEATPQAGPQPIAAAAMYLIGEEGYCLTSLQSALSYVELLPRGGLAK, encoded by the exons ATGGCCGCTGCGGCCGGGGACGGCACAGTGAAGCCGCTGCAGAGCGCCATGAAGCTCGCCAACGGGGCCATCGAGCTGGACACCGGCAACCGGCCCCGG GAGGCATACATGGAATACCTGAGGAGCATCCACTATATCTCCCAGGTGTTACTAGAAGAAGTGGAAACCACTAAAG TGGGTAGCAGTGATAGAGCCGCCTGTGACCAGCCTCCTTGTCCCCCACCAGAAGCTGGGGAAACTGCACCCGCCGACACCTCCAAGATGCTGAAGCTAGCACAGCAGTGTCTGGAGAGGGCCCAGTCAACGGCCGCCAAGCTTG GGAAAACACGCCTGAAGCCAACCATGCCTGCAGCTGCTCCCATCCCCCAGCCTGCCGGCCGACACCGCCGTGTATACTCCGACGAAGGGGGAAAGCTCTCTCCTTTTCTGCCACCCGAGATCTTCCAGAAGCTTCAAGGGGCAGAGTCACAAAGCTGTAAGAA AGAGCTGACGCCACTGGAGGAGGCCTCCCTGCAGAATCAGAAGCTGAAGGCTGCGTATGAGGCCCGAATGGCCCGGCTAGACCCCAGCCAGGCCATGCAGAAGACATCCCTG accctctctctacaGCGGCAGATGATGGAGAACCTAGTGATTGCCAAAGCCCGGGAGGAGACA CTTCAGAGAAAGATGGAGGAGCGCCGGCTGCGGCTCCAGGAGGCCGCCAACAG GAGGTTTTGCAGCCAAGTCGCCCTGACCCCGGAGGAACGGGAGCAGCGGGCCCTTTACGCCGCCATCCTGGAGTACGAACAGGACCAT GACTGGCCGAAGCACTGGAAGGCCAAGCTCAAGAGGAATCCGGGGGACCTGTCACTCGTGACCAGTCTGATCTCACACCTGCTCAG CCTCCCCGACCACCCGATCGCGCAGCTCTTGAGGCGGCTGCAGTGCTCCGTGTACAGCACCCTGTATCCCGCCGTGAGCAGAGCAGCCGCGCCAGCCCCAGGCTGCTGCCCCCTGACCCCCAACCCCGGAAGCCGACGGCTGCGGCCCTCGCAGAGCCTCCATTGCATGCTGTCCCCGCCCGAGCCCAGCGCAGCCCCGCGGCCCCAGGACAGTCCCCCTACGCCCCCACTCCAACCCGGCCCCGTGGGGTCTCCCTCACCCCTGGGCGACACCGCATCTGGATTGCCAGACAAGGACAGCTCGTTCGAGGACCTGGAGCAGTTCCTGGGGACGTCTGAGCCGCAGGGCCGGGGCCGTGGGGTGCAGCCAGAGCCCCAGCTGCAGCAGCTGAAGAGCGCCGTGGAGGAGATCCACAACGCCATCG CAGACAGGCTGCTCTCGCTGACCCTTCTGGCCTTCGAAGGCCTAAACACAGCTGCCTCCAAGGACCGGTGCCTGGCATGCATTGAGGAGCCCTTTTTCTCCCCGCTGTGGCCTCTGCTGCTGGCCCTGTACAG GAGCGTGCACCGAGCCCGGGAGGCTGCCCTGAGCAGGAGCATGGAGCTCTACAGGAATGCACCCCCCACCGCCATTGGCATCCCCACCAAGCTCCTCCCCCAGAACCCTGAGGCCAAGGGGGCCACTGGCTACCCCTACTGCGCAGCGGCCCAGGAGCTCGGACTGCTGGTCCTGGAGAGCTGCCCCCAGAAGAAGCTGGAGTGCATAG TGCGGACCCTGCGGATCATCTGTGTCTGTGCGGAAGACTACTGCCCCACGCCGGAGGCCACACCCCAGGCCGGGCCCCAGCCCATCGCTGCAGCTGCCAT GTACCTAATCGGAGAGGAGGGGTACTGCCTGACATCACTGCAGAGTGCCCTGAGCTACGTAGAGCTGCTGCCCCGGGGAGGCCTGGCCAAGTAA
- the VPS9D1 gene encoding VPS9 domain-containing protein 1 isoform X12: MAAAAGDGTVKPLQSAMKLANGAIELDTGNRPREAYMEYLRSIHYISQVLLEEVETTKAGETAPADTSKMLKLAQQCLERAQSTAAKLGKTRLKPTMPAAAPIPQPAGRHRRVYSDEGGKLSPFLPPEIFQKLQGAESQSCKKELTPLEEASLQNQKLKAAYEARMARLDPSQAMQKTSLTLSLQRQMMENLVIAKAREETLQRKMEERRLRLQEAANRRFCSQVALTPEEREQRALYAAILEYEQDHDWPKHWKAKLKRNPGDLSLVTSLISHLLSLPDHPIAQLLRRLQCSVYSTLYPAVSRAAAPAPGCCPLTPNPGSRRLRPSQSLHCMLSPPEPSAAPRPQDSPPTPPLQPGPVGSPSPLGDTASGLPDKDSSFEDLEQFLGTSEPQGRGRGVQPEPQLQQLKSAVEEIHNAIDRLLSLTLLAFEGLNTAASKDRCLACIEEPFFSPLWPLLLALYRSVHRAREAALSRSMELYRNAPPTAIGIPTKLLPQNPEAKGATGYPYCAAAQELGLLVLESCPQKKLECIVRTLRIICVCAEDYCPTPEATPQAGPQPIAAAAMYLIGEEGYCLTSLQSALSYVELLPRGGLAK, encoded by the exons ATGGCCGCTGCGGCCGGGGACGGCACAGTGAAGCCGCTGCAGAGCGCCATGAAGCTCGCCAACGGGGCCATCGAGCTGGACACCGGCAACCGGCCCCGG GAGGCATACATGGAATACCTGAGGAGCATCCACTATATCTCCCAGGTGTTACTAGAAGAAGTGGAAACCACTAAAG CTGGGGAAACTGCACCCGCCGACACCTCCAAGATGCTGAAGCTAGCACAGCAGTGTCTGGAGAGGGCCCAGTCAACGGCCGCCAAGCTTG GGAAAACACGCCTGAAGCCAACCATGCCTGCAGCTGCTCCCATCCCCCAGCCTGCCGGCCGACACCGCCGTGTATACTCCGACGAAGGGGGAAAGCTCTCTCCTTTTCTGCCACCCGAGATCTTCCAGAAGCTTCAAGGGGCAGAGTCACAAAGCTGTAAGAA AGAGCTGACGCCACTGGAGGAGGCCTCCCTGCAGAATCAGAAGCTGAAGGCTGCGTATGAGGCCCGAATGGCCCGGCTAGACCCCAGCCAGGCCATGCAGAAGACATCCCTG accctctctctacaGCGGCAGATGATGGAGAACCTAGTGATTGCCAAAGCCCGGGAGGAGACA CTTCAGAGAAAGATGGAGGAGCGCCGGCTGCGGCTCCAGGAGGCCGCCAACAG GAGGTTTTGCAGCCAAGTCGCCCTGACCCCGGAGGAACGGGAGCAGCGGGCCCTTTACGCCGCCATCCTGGAGTACGAACAGGACCAT GACTGGCCGAAGCACTGGAAGGCCAAGCTCAAGAGGAATCCGGGGGACCTGTCACTCGTGACCAGTCTGATCTCACACCTGCTCAG CCTCCCCGACCACCCGATCGCGCAGCTCTTGAGGCGGCTGCAGTGCTCCGTGTACAGCACCCTGTATCCCGCCGTGAGCAGAGCAGCCGCGCCAGCCCCAGGCTGCTGCCCCCTGACCCCCAACCCCGGAAGCCGACGGCTGCGGCCCTCGCAGAGCCTCCATTGCATGCTGTCCCCGCCCGAGCCCAGCGCAGCCCCGCGGCCCCAGGACAGTCCCCCTACGCCCCCACTCCAACCCGGCCCCGTGGGGTCTCCCTCACCCCTGGGCGACACCGCATCTGGATTGCCAGACAAGGACAGCTCGTTCGAGGACCTGGAGCAGTTCCTGGGGACGTCTGAGCCGCAGGGCCGGGGCCGTGGGGTGCAGCCAGAGCCCCAGCTGCAGCAGCTGAAGAGCGCCGTGGAGGAGATCCACAACGCCATCG ACAGGCTGCTCTCGCTGACCCTTCTGGCCTTCGAAGGCCTAAACACAGCTGCCTCCAAGGACCGGTGCCTGGCATGCATTGAGGAGCCCTTTTTCTCCCCGCTGTGGCCTCTGCTGCTGGCCCTGTACAG GAGCGTGCACCGAGCCCGGGAGGCTGCCCTGAGCAGGAGCATGGAGCTCTACAGGAATGCACCCCCCACCGCCATTGGCATCCCCACCAAGCTCCTCCCCCAGAACCCTGAGGCCAAGGGGGCCACTGGCTACCCCTACTGCGCAGCGGCCCAGGAGCTCGGACTGCTGGTCCTGGAGAGCTGCCCCCAGAAGAAGCTGGAGTGCATAG TGCGGACCCTGCGGATCATCTGTGTCTGTGCGGAAGACTACTGCCCCACGCCGGAGGCCACACCCCAGGCCGGGCCCCAGCCCATCGCTGCAGCTGCCAT GTACCTAATCGGAGAGGAGGGGTACTGCCTGACATCACTGCAGAGTGCCCTGAGCTACGTAGAGCTGCTGCCCCGGGGAGGCCTGGCCAAGTAA
- the VPS9D1 gene encoding VPS9 domain-containing protein 1 isoform X4: MAAAAGDGTVKPLQSAMKLANGAIELDTGNRPREAYMEYLRSIHYISQVLLEEVETTKAGETAPADTSKMLKLAQQCLERAQSTAAKLGKTRLKPTMPAAAPIPQPAGRHRRVYSDEGGKLSPFLPPEIFQKLQGAESQSCKKELTPLEEASLQNQKLKAAYEARMARLDPSQAMQKTSLTLSLQRQMMENLVIAKAREETLQRKMEERRLRLQEAANRRFCSQVALTPEEREQRALYAAILEYEQDHDWPKHWKAKLKRNPGDLSLVTSLISHLLSLPDHPIAQLLRRLQCSVYSTLYPAVSRAAAPAPGCCPLTPNPGSRRLRPSQSLHCMLSPPEPSAAPRPQDSPPTPPLQPGPVGSPSPLGDTASGLPDKDSSFEDLEQFLGTSEPQGRGRGVQPEPQLQQLKSAVEEIHNAIADRLLSLTLLAFEGLNTAASKDRCLACIEEPFFSPLWPLLLALYRSVHRAREAALSRSMELYRNAPPTAIGIPTKLLPQNPEAKGATGYPYCAAAQELGLLVLESCPQKKLECIVRTLRIICVCAEDYCPTPEATPQAGPQPIAAAAIGADDLLPILSFVVLRSGLPQLVSECAALEEFIHEGYLIGEEGYCLTSLQSALSYVELLPRGGLAK; encoded by the exons ATGGCCGCTGCGGCCGGGGACGGCACAGTGAAGCCGCTGCAGAGCGCCATGAAGCTCGCCAACGGGGCCATCGAGCTGGACACCGGCAACCGGCCCCGG GAGGCATACATGGAATACCTGAGGAGCATCCACTATATCTCCCAGGTGTTACTAGAAGAAGTGGAAACCACTAAAG CTGGGGAAACTGCACCCGCCGACACCTCCAAGATGCTGAAGCTAGCACAGCAGTGTCTGGAGAGGGCCCAGTCAACGGCCGCCAAGCTTG GGAAAACACGCCTGAAGCCAACCATGCCTGCAGCTGCTCCCATCCCCCAGCCTGCCGGCCGACACCGCCGTGTATACTCCGACGAAGGGGGAAAGCTCTCTCCTTTTCTGCCACCCGAGATCTTCCAGAAGCTTCAAGGGGCAGAGTCACAAAGCTGTAAGAA AGAGCTGACGCCACTGGAGGAGGCCTCCCTGCAGAATCAGAAGCTGAAGGCTGCGTATGAGGCCCGAATGGCCCGGCTAGACCCCAGCCAGGCCATGCAGAAGACATCCCTG accctctctctacaGCGGCAGATGATGGAGAACCTAGTGATTGCCAAAGCCCGGGAGGAGACA CTTCAGAGAAAGATGGAGGAGCGCCGGCTGCGGCTCCAGGAGGCCGCCAACAG GAGGTTTTGCAGCCAAGTCGCCCTGACCCCGGAGGAACGGGAGCAGCGGGCCCTTTACGCCGCCATCCTGGAGTACGAACAGGACCAT GACTGGCCGAAGCACTGGAAGGCCAAGCTCAAGAGGAATCCGGGGGACCTGTCACTCGTGACCAGTCTGATCTCACACCTGCTCAG CCTCCCCGACCACCCGATCGCGCAGCTCTTGAGGCGGCTGCAGTGCTCCGTGTACAGCACCCTGTATCCCGCCGTGAGCAGAGCAGCCGCGCCAGCCCCAGGCTGCTGCCCCCTGACCCCCAACCCCGGAAGCCGACGGCTGCGGCCCTCGCAGAGCCTCCATTGCATGCTGTCCCCGCCCGAGCCCAGCGCAGCCCCGCGGCCCCAGGACAGTCCCCCTACGCCCCCACTCCAACCCGGCCCCGTGGGGTCTCCCTCACCCCTGGGCGACACCGCATCTGGATTGCCAGACAAGGACAGCTCGTTCGAGGACCTGGAGCAGTTCCTGGGGACGTCTGAGCCGCAGGGCCGGGGCCGTGGGGTGCAGCCAGAGCCCCAGCTGCAGCAGCTGAAGAGCGCCGTGGAGGAGATCCACAACGCCATCG CAGACAGGCTGCTCTCGCTGACCCTTCTGGCCTTCGAAGGCCTAAACACAGCTGCCTCCAAGGACCGGTGCCTGGCATGCATTGAGGAGCCCTTTTTCTCCCCGCTGTGGCCTCTGCTGCTGGCCCTGTACAG GAGCGTGCACCGAGCCCGGGAGGCTGCCCTGAGCAGGAGCATGGAGCTCTACAGGAATGCACCCCCCACCGCCATTGGCATCCCCACCAAGCTCCTCCCCCAGAACCCTGAGGCCAAGGGGGCCACTGGCTACCCCTACTGCGCAGCGGCCCAGGAGCTCGGACTGCTGGTCCTGGAGAGCTGCCCCCAGAAGAAGCTGGAGTGCATAG TGCGGACCCTGCGGATCATCTGTGTCTGTGCGGAAGACTACTGCCCCACGCCGGAGGCCACACCCCAGGCCGGGCCCCAGCCCATCGCTGCAGCTGCCAT TGGTGCCGATGACCTGCTGCCCATCCTGTCCTTCGTGGTGCTGAGGAGCGGCCTCCCTCAGCTGGTGTCGGAGTGCGCGGCCCTGGAGGAGTTCATCCACGAGGG GTACCTAATCGGAGAGGAGGGGTACTGCCTGACATCACTGCAGAGTGCCCTGAGCTACGTAGAGCTGCTGCCCCGGGGAGGCCTGGCCAAGTAA